A genomic region of bacterium contains the following coding sequences:
- a CDS encoding DUF362 domain-containing protein gives MSSRVHLLSLTESRRKSSLALFVPMLRAAGLPEIIGKGDITAVKLHVGEPGNLAYIRPPYTEAVLDLIRELGGKPFLTDSTTLYTGRRRNGLDLMRTAERHGFASVNVGAPFLPADGLKGDEAVTVPSPVEGNPPVHLAAAVAKADALVCLSHFKGHEVTGFGGALKNLGMGCATKAGKFYMHNQSKPFVDAKNCTGCGLCLEWCASGAIEIEDGTAAIREASCTGCAHCLMSCPENAIRFRWDQAPVEVQRRIVEYAAALTRALKGKVFYVNFVTDVSPACDCYPFNGPPLVPDLGILAGTDPVAVDAACWRLVNEAPAIPGSAAEGAEPGQDKFRFIYRNVDPGVQLVEAQKLGLGTTAFELCQEVGRG, from the coding sequence TTGTCCTCCCGGGTACACCTGTTGAGCCTGACCGAGAGCCGCCGGAAAAGCTCCCTGGCCCTCTTCGTACCGATGTTGAGAGCCGCCGGCCTGCCGGAGATCATCGGGAAGGGCGACATCACCGCGGTGAAGCTCCACGTCGGTGAACCGGGCAATCTGGCCTACATCCGCCCCCCTTACACGGAGGCGGTATTGGACCTGATTCGGGAGCTCGGGGGCAAGCCGTTCTTGACCGACTCGACGACCCTCTACACCGGCCGGCGTCGCAACGGGCTGGACCTCATGCGCACGGCGGAGCGCCACGGCTTCGCGAGCGTGAATGTCGGCGCGCCTTTCCTCCCGGCCGACGGGTTGAAGGGCGACGAAGCGGTAACGGTCCCGTCGCCCGTGGAGGGGAACCCGCCGGTGCATCTCGCCGCCGCCGTGGCCAAGGCCGACGCCCTGGTCTGCCTGAGCCACTTCAAGGGCCACGAGGTGACCGGATTCGGCGGTGCGCTCAAGAACCTGGGCATGGGCTGCGCCACCAAGGCGGGCAAGTTCTACATGCACAACCAATCGAAGCCCTTTGTGGACGCAAAAAATTGTACCGGCTGCGGCCTATGCCTGGAGTGGTGCGCCTCCGGCGCGATAGAAATCGAGGACGGGACCGCCGCGATCCGGGAAGCGAGCTGCACCGGCTGCGCCCACTGCCTCATGTCCTGCCCGGAGAACGCCATCCGCTTCCGCTGGGACCAGGCGCCGGTCGAGGTGCAACGGCGCATCGTCGAGTACGCCGCGGCCCTGACGAGAGCACTCAAGGGGAAAGTCTTTTACGTCAACTTCGTCACCGACGTGAGCCCGGCCTGCGACTGCTACCCCTTCAACGGGCCGCCCCTGGTGCCCGACCTGGGCATCCTGGCCGGCACCGACCCGGTGGCCGTGGACGCCGCGTGCTGGCGACTGGTCAACGAAGCCCCCGCCATCCCCGGCTCGGCGGCCGAGGGCGCGGAACCCGGACAGGACAAATTCCGTTTTATATATCGGAACGTGGACCCGGGAGTCCAGCTGGTCGAGGCGCAGAAGTTGGGGCTCGGCACGACGGCGTTCGAGCTCTGCCAGGAGGTCGGCCGTGGATAA
- a CDS encoding SPOR domain-containing protein, with translation MDNLQYGEPVPPTRKKTGIAFTGLILALVIIVAGGTFLLTQTCEKVTHEGEDAQEVLVEAPDVNPNGENTRELVFYTSEGDLVVMPNEVAEGETPKEQPLELPPELVKIMEGNGQHTETGTASTDGNVTYSVQVGAFGNPENAQGLVDKLGADGYTAYVVEPLASDEKPLYRVRVGPFHNLDEAAKTASELQEKYGLSPYIPH, from the coding sequence GTGGATAATCTCCAGTACGGTGAACCGGTGCCGCCCACGAGGAAAAAGACCGGGATCGCTTTCACCGGGCTGATCCTGGCCCTGGTGATAATCGTCGCCGGCGGGACCTTTCTCCTCACCCAGACCTGCGAAAAAGTCACCCACGAGGGTGAGGACGCCCAGGAGGTCCTCGTGGAGGCCCCCGACGTGAACCCCAACGGGGAAAACACCCGCGAGCTCGTCTTCTACACCAGCGAAGGGGATCTCGTCGTCATGCCGAACGAGGTGGCCGAGGGGGAGACGCCCAAAGAGCAGCCCCTGGAGCTCCCGCCCGAGCTGGTTAAAATCATGGAGGGCAACGGCCAGCACACCGAGACGGGGACCGCTTCCACCGACGGCAACGTGACCTACTCGGTCCAGGTGGGGGCCTTCGGTAATCCGGAGAACGCCCAGGGCTTGGTGGACAAGCTGGGCGCCGACGGGTATACGGCCTATGTCGTCGAGCCGCTGGCCTCCGACGAGAAGCCGCTGTACCGCGTCCGGGTCGGGCCGTTCCACAACCTGGATGAGGCCGCCAAGACGGCCTCCGAGCTCCAGGAAAAGTACGGGCTCTCCCCCTACATCCCCCATTGA